Proteins encoded together in one Salmo salar chromosome ssa08, Ssal_v3.1, whole genome shotgun sequence window:
- the LOC123744270 gene encoding zinc finger protein 213-like, which produces MANCMVFHTQITSIMEVLANAAVAEICKLVDDDYAVFRLEMSQSQKENTALRRKLQLLELKVSRERAERTMRERVPGSRPSSVKILDRYRGMARGHLTGGHSSFVKPAGRNRWRDDQSITVDEGSGTSTKDVIVIEPADAETAGPRVKLEKAEGQEDPRHSRNIQTGAVGVSPIATEDSTPAPPRTQRSITEVSGMPNAVFKSETDKETLTHRLLHTGSDSERLGPLGCPPAPGSEYFPVFHQSQVHSRGDGDGDTLDTGGDDPSCSYTTEMDPGNMLLSLETQTDLSRGDWNRYSSSVYSEGCLDKKGEVIVVDEVDGDVPLTWNADQTHLGGHSQGRDFLDKESLETNPNVATHSPLHAFRDRNPVSTSMGSSNSHSRVLFNQLLNSKDQRAQAQGGGGTSGNSKEKPFLCMFCNKGFSCLQKVEIHQRVHTGVKPFSCTQCHMRFAQAGNLKIHQRVHTGVKPFSCTQCHMHFSHSSSLKRHQRIHTGVKSFSCPPV; this is translated from the exons atggctaactgtatggtttttcacactcaaataacttccatcatggaggtgctagcgaatgcagccgtggcagagatctgtaaactcgtagacgacgactatgcagtgtttcgaTTGGAAATGtctcaaagccagaaagaaaacacggcattgcggaggaaactacagctTCTGGAACTGAAGGTGTCACGGGAGCGCGCAGAGAGGACAATGCGAGAGCGCGTCCCCGGCAGTCGTCCCAGTAGTGTCAAGATACTCGACCGATACAGAGGAATGGCTAGAG gacatctcactggaggccacagCAGCTTTGTTAAGCCAGCGGGGCGCAATAGATGGAGAGATGACCAAtcaatcactgttgatgaggggagtggaacctcaaccaAGGACGTTATCgtgatagag CCTGCAGATGCAGAGACTGCAGGTCCTAGAGTCAAGCTGGAGAAGGCTGAAGGACAGGAGGATCCACGGCACAGCAGAAACATCCAGACTGGAGCGGTTGGAGTGTCCCCTATAGCTACGGAGGACTCCACCCCAGCACCGCCTAGGACCCAACGCAGCATCACGGAGGTCAGTGGAATGCCGAACGCCGTCTtcaagtcagagacagacaaggagactTTAACACACAGGCTCTTACATACAGGATCTGACTCAGAGAGGCTGGGGCCACTGGGCTGTCCTCCTGCTCCCGGCTCAGAGTACTTTCCGGTATTTCACCAGAGCCAGGTTCATTCCCGTGGAGATGGTGATGGTGACACCTTAGACACTGGTGGTGATGATCCGTCTTGTTCTTACACTACAGAGATGGACCCTGGCAACATGCTCTTGTCTTTAGAGACACAGACGGATCTGtctagaggggactggaaccggtacagtagtagtgtatactctgaagggtgCCTAGATAAGAAAGGAGAGGTTATAGTCGTAGATGAAGTGGATGGAGATGTTCCTCTGACATGGAATGCAGACCAGACTCACTTAGGAGGACACTCACAAGGCAGAGATTTCTTAGATAAGGAAAGCTTAGAGACGAATCCAAATGTCGCCACCCACTCCCCTTTACACGCGTTCAGGGATCGCAACCCTGTGTCCACATCAATGGGGTCTTCGAATTCCCACAGCCGTGTCCTTTTCAATCAGCTATTGAATTCAAAGGACCAAAGGGCCCAGGCTCAGGGAGGGGGAGGAACATCAGGTAATAGTAAAGAGAAACCtttcctctgcatgttctgtaacaaaggcttcagctgcctccagaaggtggagatccaccagagggtccacaccggggtgaaacccttcagctgtacccagtgtcacatgcgcttTGCCCAGGCTGGCAACCTAAagatccaccagagggtccacacaggggtgaaacccttcagctgtacccagtgtcataTGCACTTCTCTCATTCGTCcagcctgaagaggcaccagaggatCCACACAGGAGTGAAATCCTTCAGCTGCCCCCCAGTGTGA